The Chitinophagales bacterium genome includes a region encoding these proteins:
- a CDS encoding zinc metallopeptidase has translation MSIGYIVLMVVIFAASMGASWKLKSKFKKYSQEPLRNGMSGKEIAERMLHDNGIGNVQVVSVPGKLTDHYNPMNKTVNLSPDVYSGRNVAAAAVAAHECGHAVQHAQAYAWLTLRSKLVPVQAASGKILNAVMLMMIFGGFFLFSAFPIDLVLLVLIACYGVLTTFSFVTLPVEFDASNRALAWLENTGITSGQEQSSAKDALKWAAMTYVVAALGSLATLLYYLSIFLGRRD, from the coding sequence ATGAGTATTGGATATATAGTATTAATGGTAGTGATTTTTGCCGCCAGTATGGGCGCAAGCTGGAAACTGAAAAGTAAGTTTAAAAAGTATTCTCAGGAACCGCTTAGAAATGGAATGAGTGGAAAAGAAATTGCCGAGCGTATGCTCCATGACAATGGTATTGGCAATGTCCAGGTAGTTTCTGTTCCCGGGAAATTGACAGACCACTACAATCCAATGAATAAAACCGTAAACCTGAGCCCTGATGTTTACAGCGGAAGAAATGTAGCTGCTGCGGCAGTTGCCGCGCACGAATGTGGCCATGCTGTTCAGCACGCACAAGCTTATGCATGGCTCACTTTGCGCAGTAAATTGGTTCCGGTTCAGGCAGCCAGTGGAAAAATCCTCAATGCAGTTATGTTGATGATGATCTTTGGTGGTTTTTTCCTTTTTAGTGCTTTCCCAATTGATCTGGTTCTACTGGTATTGATTGCTTGTTATGGCGTATTGACAACCTTCAGTTTTGTCACACTCCCTGTTGAGTTTGATGCTTCAAATCGCGCATTGGCATGGCTGGAAAACACTGGAATCACAAGCGGGCAAGAGCAGAGTAGTGCCAAAGACGCACTCAAATGGGCTGCTATGACCTATGTAGTTGCTGCACTTGGTTCTTTGGCCACATTGCTGTATTACCTTTCTATTTTCTTGGGTAGGAGAGATTGA
- a CDS encoding CPBP family intramembrane glutamic endopeptidase has protein sequence MNEPTPLNNIKHPLKPLLHFLLIWFLCFLSFNVLGAILVGFLLGVDPGSLNFESLAIDENIWALKVMQIFVSAGSFLLPPLVYIWFKKKSVKKYFGFQKGIQFKLLLGTVVIVFLSGPVVYWLLQVNQQMNFPDFMGGLEQYLQSMEQDNENILIRLLSMETIGQLLLNLFMVALLPGIGEELLFRGVLQKLLGRLYKNPHLGIIGAALIFSFIHFQFYGFLPRMALGVLFGYLYYWSGNLWYPIIAHVVHNGAQVIMVYSMGADFTEQDLESIGQFSPFMIMIATVFLIISLARFQFMSKH, from the coding sequence ATGAATGAACCAACACCGCTTAACAATATTAAACACCCGCTTAAACCACTTCTGCACTTTCTTTTGATCTGGTTTTTATGTTTTTTAAGCTTTAATGTCCTCGGGGCTATTTTAGTGGGTTTTCTTCTCGGTGTAGATCCAGGAAGTCTGAACTTTGAAAGTCTAGCCATTGATGAAAATATTTGGGCACTTAAAGTCATGCAGATATTTGTCTCTGCCGGAAGTTTTCTACTCCCGCCACTGGTTTATATTTGGTTTAAGAAAAAAAGCGTCAAAAAATATTTTGGCTTTCAAAAAGGAATTCAATTCAAATTGCTACTGGGCACAGTAGTGATTGTCTTTTTGTCTGGACCGGTTGTTTATTGGCTTTTGCAGGTCAATCAGCAAATGAACTTCCCCGATTTTATGGGCGGCCTTGAACAATATCTTCAGAGTATGGAGCAGGACAATGAAAATATTTTGATCCGGCTTTTAAGTATGGAAACAATTGGGCAGCTCTTGCTGAATTTATTTATGGTAGCACTTTTACCAGGAATTGGTGAGGAATTGCTTTTTAGGGGTGTTTTACAAAAATTACTGGGCAGGCTGTACAAAAATCCACATCTTGGAATTATCGGTGCAGCATTGATTTTCAGCTTCATCCACTTTCAATTTTATGGATTTTTACCGCGTATGGCATTGGGTGTTTTGTTTGGTTACCTCTACTATTGGAGTGGTAATTTGTGGTATCCTATAATTGCGCATGTTGTGCATAATGGCGCACAGGTTATAATGGTCTACTCAATGGGAGCTGATTTCACTGAGCAGGATTTGGAATCAATTGGTCAATTTTCTCCTTTTATGATCATGATTGCTACCGTATTTTTAATAATTAGCCTGGCGCGTTTTCAATTTATGTCAAAACACTAA
- a CDS encoding DUF2007 domain-containing protein: protein MESGWKKVYSGTDTFKARLLKEKLESLDIRCVLMDKKDSAYVMIGEIELYVQEANFLKAINIIQQGAME from the coding sequence ATGGAAAGTGGATGGAAAAAAGTATATTCGGGAACAGACACGTTTAAAGCCCGGCTACTCAAGGAGAAATTAGAATCCCTTGACATTCGCTGTGTGCTTATGGACAAAAAGGATTCAGCATATGTGATGATTGGAGAAATAGAATTGTATGTGCAGGAAGCTAATTTTTTAAAAGCAATAAATATTATTCAACAGGGTGCAATGGAATAA
- a CDS encoding phosphatidylserine decarboxylase family protein gives MTIHKEGFKILTGVVVALTAINLIMRYFYPGNQQMLWGVFIASAILFLSIASFFRKPRRVMFLHENYVLAPADGRIVAIEETVEEEYFKDRRILVSVFMSPSNVHVNWNPIGGIVKYVKYHAGKNLVAWHPKSSLDNERNTVVIDDNGNEILIRQIAGFLARRIVHYMDVGQEVAQGKELGFIKFGSRVDLFLPIDSVIHVDLRQKVKGGQSILAQIP, from the coding sequence ATGACAATTCACAAAGAAGGTTTTAAAATATTAACAGGAGTAGTAGTAGCACTTACTGCCATTAATTTGATCATGCGTTATTTCTACCCTGGAAATCAACAAATGCTTTGGGGGGTATTCATAGCTTCTGCAATTTTGTTTCTTTCAATAGCATCATTTTTCAGAAAACCCAGGCGGGTAATGTTTCTTCATGAAAATTATGTGCTGGCACCGGCTGACGGGCGAATTGTAGCCATTGAAGAAACAGTAGAAGAAGAATATTTTAAAGACCGCAGGATATTGGTTTCGGTTTTTATGTCGCCATCGAATGTCCACGTCAACTGGAACCCTATTGGCGGGATAGTGAAGTATGTGAAATACCATGCCGGGAAAAATTTAGTTGCCTGGCATCCAAAATCATCACTGGACAACGAGCGGAATACAGTAGTGATTGATGACAATGGTAATGAAATATTGATTCGCCAGATAGCCGGCTTTTTGGCACGCAGAATAGTGCATTATATGGATGTTGGACAGGAAGTTGCACAGGGAAAAGAACTTGGTTTCATCAAATTTGGCTCAAGAGTTGATTTGTTTTTGCCCATTGATTCGGTGATTCATGTAGATCTGCGCCAGAAAGTAAAAGGCGGCCAAAGTATTTTGGCTCAAATCCCCTAA
- the dusB gene encoding tRNA dihydrouridine synthase DusB produces MVKIGKLELGTFPLLLAPMEDVSDPPFRALCKENGADMMYTEFISSEGLIRDAAKSVQKLDIFDYERPIGIQIFGGNLDSMRKTAEIVEAAQPDILDINYGCPVKKVVCKDAGAGILKDIPKMVRLTEAVVKSTKLPVTVKTRLGWDDNSILIEEVAERLQDVGIKAISIHGRTRKQMYKGEANWEPIARVKDNPRLHIPVFGNGDVNSPEKALEMKNKYGVDGIMIGRAAIGYPWIFREIKHFLETGTHLAAPTVEERVEAARKHLEMSLEWKGEKLGVLEMRRHYTNYFRGFPNIKPFRTKLVTEDNPILLFELLEQVKMTYSPLLTEQNVTC; encoded by the coding sequence ATGGTTAAAATTGGGAAACTGGAATTGGGCACATTTCCACTTTTACTTGCTCCTATGGAGGATGTAAGTGATCCACCCTTTCGTGCATTGTGCAAGGAAAATGGTGCAGACATGATGTACACCGAGTTCATCTCTTCAGAGGGATTAATTCGCGATGCTGCTAAAAGTGTTCAAAAGCTCGATATATTTGACTATGAGCGCCCCATTGGCATTCAAATATTTGGGGGCAATCTCGATTCAATGCGCAAAACAGCCGAAATTGTAGAAGCTGCCCAGCCAGATATTCTTGATATCAATTATGGCTGCCCGGTAAAAAAAGTAGTGTGCAAAGATGCAGGGGCAGGAATACTAAAAGATATTCCAAAAATGGTAAGGCTTACAGAAGCGGTAGTGAAATCCACAAAACTGCCCGTGACTGTGAAAACCAGATTGGGCTGGGATGACAATAGCATTTTAATAGAAGAAGTAGCAGAACGCTTGCAAGATGTTGGCATTAAAGCTATATCTATACATGGACGTACACGCAAGCAGATGTATAAAGGGGAGGCAAACTGGGAACCGATTGCACGAGTGAAGGATAATCCAAGATTGCACATTCCTGTTTTTGGAAACGGTGATGTTAACAGCCCTGAAAAAGCACTGGAAATGAAAAACAAATATGGTGTGGATGGCATTATGATTGGCCGTGCAGCCATTGGCTATCCCTGGATATTCAGGGAAATAAAACACTTTTTAGAAACAGGAACACATCTTGCGGCACCTACTGTTGAGGAAAGGGTTGAAGCAGCCAGAAAACATCTGGAAATGTCGCTGGAATGGAAAGGAGAAAAGCTGGGAGTGCTGGAAATGCGCAGGCATTATACCAATTATTTCAGGGGATTTCCAAATATTAAACCTTTTAGAACTAAGCTTGTCACTGAAGATAACCCGATATTGCTTTTTGAGCTTTTAGAACAAGTCAAAATGACCTATTCTCCCCTGCTGACAGAACAAAATGTCACTTGTTGA
- a CDS encoding CDP-archaeol synthase: MQWNNLWVRARTALFFVGTVLLAFYLNVWTYAVLIALVILFAQLELEKIFQLLRTKNNSSLLYLPLTLLLSLSSFILTLLIALGYLDMSFAVLIIPVLFIPFIVELWADSDQPLRNISFQLFAFIYVSLPMVLLNFIAIDPAGNYRHLLVIGIILIVWANDAAAYLVGSMIGKTKLFERISPKKTREGSMGGVLGSLIVGVLIHYVFGINTLQDWLILALILSISASLGDLIQSLIKRSVKIKDTGSLFPGHGGVLDRFDAFFFAIPFALVYVLFRF; encoded by the coding sequence GTGCAATGGAATAATTTATGGGTGAGGGCTCGAACGGCCTTGTTTTTTGTCGGCACGGTGTTGTTGGCATTTTATCTCAATGTGTGGACATATGCAGTATTGATTGCTTTAGTGATCTTATTTGCTCAGCTTGAACTTGAGAAAATTTTCCAGTTGCTGCGCACAAAAAACAACAGCAGTTTACTCTATCTTCCGTTGACATTATTGCTCTCTCTTTCATCATTTATTCTCACGCTATTGATTGCGCTGGGTTATCTGGATATGAGTTTTGCAGTCTTGATCATTCCTGTGTTGTTTATCCCTTTCATTGTTGAGCTGTGGGCTGATTCCGATCAACCGTTGCGCAATATCTCTTTTCAGCTTTTTGCTTTTATATATGTTAGCTTACCCATGGTTTTGCTCAATTTCATTGCCATTGACCCCGCTGGAAATTACAGGCATTTACTGGTAATTGGCATTATTCTCATTGTTTGGGCCAATGATGCTGCGGCTTATCTAGTGGGCTCCATGATAGGAAAAACGAAATTGTTTGAACGCATTTCTCCCAAAAAAACCAGGGAAGGCAGTATGGGAGGGGTGCTGGGTTCCTTGATTGTAGGTGTTCTGATTCATTATGTTTTTGGAATAAATACTTTACAGGATTGGTTGATACTCGCATTGATACTAAGTATTTCAGCATCGCTGGGCGATTTAATTCAGTCATTGATCAAAAGAAGTGTGAAAATCAAAGATACCGGATCACTTTTCCCTGGGCACGGTGGTGTTTTAGATCGCTTTGATGCTTTCTTTTTTGCCATTCCATTTGCACTGGTCTATGTTTTGTTTAGGTTTTGA